TATGGTCCAGTAATGTTAATAGGTGTACAAGCTATTGATTTGGTGCCGAAAAAAGCAGCAGGTACAGCAGCTGGCCTAACGGGATTATTTGGTTATTTTATTGGAGATTTATTAGCAAATGCTGCCTTAGGAAGATTAGTTGATAAACAAGGTTGGGATGCGAGTTTTATGGTAATAGCCGCCTCATGTTTAGTTGCTATTTTCTTTACATCATTTACATGGAATAGGGAGAAGAAAAATTTAGCTAACCTTACTCCATTATCTCATTAATTAATAAATTGCATTGATATGAAAACACAGTTTAATAAAATATTAATAACACTCACCTTACTTTTAGTAGTTTCTTTTACTCAATTAAATGCGCAAACTGTAAAATGGGATAGTACTTATCGCCCCGGTAAGTATAAGGAAATTGTAACCAAGTGGAAAACCGAAGAAACCTCAAAAAAGGATTATGTCTTTTTAGGAAATAGTATTACAGCAGGCACTGATTGGGCTAAATTGCTAAATCTTCCTCAAGCAAAAAACAGAGGTATTTCTGGCGATATTACTTACGGAGTTTTAGAACGTCTGCAAGATATTATTGATGGAAAACCTAAAAAGATTTTTATCCTAATAGGGATAAATGATATTTCTAGGAACATTCCTGATAGTGCAATTTTAAGTAATTACAAAAAAATAGTAGATAGGATTAGAAAAGGTTCTAAGAAAACTCAAATCTATTTTAATACTTTATTACCTGTTAATGCTTCATTTGAGAAGTTTAAAAATCATTATGGTAAAGATGACCACATTCTTTATTTAAATAGTGAGATTAAGAAGTTGGCTGCAAAAAATGTAACGGTTATAGATTTGTATTCACAATTTTTAGATAAGGATAACCATTTAAGAGCAGAGCTGACTAAAGATGGTCTTCATCTTATTCCAGAAGGATATAAGGTTTGGGCAGATTTTTTAAACTCTACGGGTTATCTCAAATAATATAGACGGTCATTAAAAGTAAAAAGGTCTCGAATTATTTTTCGAGACCTTTTTTAATTAATTATTATTTGCTGGTGGAGGTGGAGGAGGAGTTCCATTTCCAGGTCTTGGGCCTCTCGGACCTTTACCACCTTTTCTGTCTTTCATCTTATCTTTCATCTCTGCACGAGAAGCTTCTAAAGTTTTTTTCTGGTCGGCAGTTAAGATAGCATCCATTTTATCTTTAGAGGCCTTCATATAAGCTTTACGCTCTTCCATCTTTCCCTTCATTGTACCTTCATCAGCCTTGCGCCATTCTTCATTTTTCTTAATGCGATCTAATTCAATTTGTTGAACTTTTTGTTTTTGATCGGCAGTTAATGAAAGTTTTTGCTGTAATGCTGTAGCTGCTTTTTCGGCTCTTTGCTCTGGTGTCTGATTTTCTCTTCCAGTTCTTTCACGTTTTTGTGCATAACTTGCTGTAATTCCCATTACAACCAAAGCTATTGTGTAAAGTATTTTTTTCATCTGTTTAATAATTGGTTATTTAATAGCATAGATGAAAAAAGTAGTAAAGAGTTTAATCGGTCTTTGTTAAAATATGTTAATTCTTATTTAATTGAGAAATAGATTTTTGCATTTGAGCCATCATACTTGAAAGCGTTTCAATAGTTGGTTCAGGAGTAGGGTCTGGTAAAGTTGTAGAGATATAGGCCTTCGCTCTCCAAATCTCTAAAATGTCATCAGCATCAACAGAATAAGGAT
The sequence above is drawn from the Pedobacter frigiditerrae genome and encodes:
- a CDS encoding GDSL-type esterase/lipase family protein — encoded protein: MKTQFNKILITLTLLLVVSFTQLNAQTVKWDSTYRPGKYKEIVTKWKTEETSKKDYVFLGNSITAGTDWAKLLNLPQAKNRGISGDITYGVLERLQDIIDGKPKKIFILIGINDISRNIPDSAILSNYKKIVDRIRKGSKKTQIYFNTLLPVNASFEKFKNHYGKDDHILYLNSEIKKLAAKNVTVIDLYSQFLDKDNHLRAELTKDGLHLIPEGYKVWADFLNSTGYLK